Proteins encoded within one genomic window of Papio anubis isolate 15944 chromosome X, Panubis1.0, whole genome shotgun sequence:
- the GPR34 gene encoding probable G-protein coupled receptor 34 produces the protein MRSYTITMTTTSVSSWPYSSHRMRFITSHSDQPPQNFSGTPNVTTCPMDEKLLSTVLTTSYSVIFIVGLVGNIIALYVFLGIHRKRNSIQIYLLNVVIADLLLIFCLPFRIMYHINQNKWTLGVILCKVVGTLFYMNMYISIILLGFISLDRYIKINRSIQQRKAITTKQSIYVCCIVWMLALGGFLTMIILTLKKGGHNSTMCFHYRDKHNAKGEAIFNFILVVMFWLIFLLIILSYIKIGKNLLRISKRRSKFPNSGKYATTARNSFIVLIIFTICFVPYHAFRFIYISSQLNVSSCYWKEIVHKTNEIMLVLSSFNSCLDPVMYFLMSSNIRKIMCQLLFRRFQGEPSRSESTSEFKPGYSLHDTSVAAKIQSSSKST, from the coding sequence ATGAGAAGTTACACCATAACAATGACGACAACTTCAGTCAGCAGCTGGCCTTACTCCTCCCACAGAATGCGCTTTATAACCAGTCATAGCGACCAACCGCCACAAAACTTCTCAGGAACACCAAATGTTACTACCTGTCCCATGGATGAAAAATTACTATCTACTGTGTTAACAACATCTTACTCTGTTATTTTCATTGTGGGACTGGTTGGGAACATAATCGCCCTCTATGTATTTCTGGGTATTCACCGCAAAAGAAATTCCATTCAAATTTATCTACTTAATGTAGTCATTGCAGACCTCCTACTCATCTTCTGCCTCCCTTTCCGAATAATGTATCACATTAACCAAAACAAGTGGACACTAGGTGTGATTCTGTGCAAGGTTGTGGGAACACTATTTTATATGAACATGTACATTAGCATTATTTTGCTTGGATTCATCAGTTTGGATcgctatataaaaattaatcgGTCTATACAGCAACGGAAGGCAATAACAACCAAACAAAGTATTTATGTCTGTTGTATAGTATGGATGCTTGCTCTTGGTGGATTCCTAACTATGATTATTTTAACACTTAAGAAAGGGGGGCATAATTCCACAATGTGTTTCCATTATAGAGATAAGCATAATGCAAAAGGAGAAGCCATTTTTAACTTCATTCTTGTGGTAATgttctggctaattttcttactAATAATCCTTTCATATATTAAGATTGGGAAGAATCTATTGAGGATTTCTAAAAGGAGGTCAAAATTTCCTAATTCTGGTAAATATGCCACTACAGCCCGGAACTCCTTTATTGTACTTATCATTTTTACTATATGTTTTGTTCCCTATCATGCCTTTCGATTCATCTACATTTCTTCACAGCTAAATGTATCGTCTTGCTACTGGAAAGAAATTGTTCACAAAACCAATGAGATCATGCTGGTTCTCTCATCTTTCAATAGTTGCTTAGATCCAGTCATGTATTTCCTGATGTCCAGTAACATTCGCAAAATAATGTGCCAACTTCTTTTTAGACGATTTCAAGGTGAACCAAGTAGGAGTGAAAGCACTTCAGAATTTAAACCAGGATACTCCCTGCATGATACATCTGTGGCAGCAAAAATACAGTCTAGTTCTAAAAGTACTTGA